Proteins encoded together in one Lathyrus oleraceus cultivar Zhongwan6 chromosome 5, CAAS_Psat_ZW6_1.0, whole genome shotgun sequence window:
- the LOC127079877 gene encoding uncharacterized protein LOC127079877 — translation MLLSEYDIEYHTLKAIKESVLDDHLAHQPIDDYEYINFEFPNEDVMCLQAKDYNEPLPNEGPEPDSHWGLIFEGAVNAYGNGIGALIITPHGVHIPFTARLTFKCTNNMAEYEARVMGLEEAIDLRIKNLDVYGDSALVVNQIKGEWETRQPDLIPYKDYVRRLSTFFNKIEFHHIPRKENQMADALATLASMIIVNHWNDMPKIYVMHLDRPAHVFAMEEVSDYKPWYRDIKCYLQSQEYPPVASNKDKKTLRRLDRLTLKIQNGVLSFFLKNQNDSQRSFGKKDYTSQGELFASIRRILL, via the exons ATGCTCTTGTCTGAATATGACATTGAGTATCACACCCTAAAAGCTATCAAAGAAAGTGTCTTGGACGATCATTTAGCTCATCAGCCAATCGACGATTATGAGTATATAAATTTTGAATTCCCAAATGAAGATGTGATGTGCTTACAAGCCAAAGATTACAATGAACCACTGCCAAATGAAGGGCCAGAGCCAGATTCTCATTGGGGTTTAATATTTGAAGGAGCagttaatgcttatggtaatggtattggggcatTAATCATAACTCCTCATGGAGTACATATCCCTTTTACTGCAAGATTAACATTCAAGTGCACAAACAACATGGCGGAATACGAAGCCCGCGTCATGGGTctagaagaagccattgaccttAGAATAAAAAATCTCGATGTTTATGGAGACTCAGCTCTAGTTGTCAAtcaaattaaaggagaatgggaaactcgtCAACCCGACCTaatcccatacaaagactatgtAAGGAGGTTATCTACTTTCTTTAACAAGATTGAATTTCATCACATCCCTCGTAAGGAAAATCAAATGGCAGATGCCTTGGCAACTTTGGCTTCCATGATCATTGTGAATCATTGGAATGATATGCCTAAGATTTATGTTATGCATCTTGATAGACCCGCTCATGTATTTGCAATGGAAGAAGTCTCTGATTATAAGCCATGGTACCGCGACATCAAGTGTTATCTCCAGAGTCAAGAATACCCACCTGTGgcatcaaacaaagataagaagaccttgagaAGACTGGATA GGTTAACTCTCAAGATTCAGAATGGTGTGTTAAGCTTCTTtctcaagaatcagaatgatTCTCAAAGAAGTTTCGGAAAAAAG GACTATACATCTCAAGGGGAGCTTTTTGCTTCTATAAGACGTATTCTTCTGTGA